CCCAATGCGAGCATCTTGAGGGCGGCGACTTTCAGCGATATCCATGTTAGCCATAACCTTGAGGGCAACGATCGCCCGCCGACTCACCTCTAGGGGCAAAGTGGTAATATCGCGCAAGATGCCATCAATTCGATAGCGAACTCGCAGCCCATCTGGAGTAGGTTCTAGGTGAATATCACTCGCTCGGTTACGCAGTGCCCCAGAAATAATGGTCTTAATGCGACTAATCTGGTCAGCCGCCTTAGACAGATAAAGTTCTGTGACTTCACTAATATCCTCTGGCTCTGGCTCACCAGTAAGGGGATTAACCAGGGGTGTAGCAGTAATTTGTGTTTGGTCAAAGGTTGTCTGACGATACCAGGCACTGTAGCTTTTGTTACTAATGGTGATGACCTTAATATCCGTCAGGGTGCGATCGCTCAACTGGCGAACGACTTCTGGTGACAAGGCGGTAGGGCTGCCCAGGTAAAAACAGTTACGCCACAACAGTAAGGGAATGACGGCTGGCAATGCAGAGCGGTCAGGAAACTCTCGCAAAAATCGAAAACTTACCTGTGGATCCAGTAAACTGAGGTTAACATGCCCGTGGCGATCGACCAACATGGCTAGCGCCTGCTCACAGGTGATCTCGCCTTGGCGCAGTTGTTGCCACACTGATCGGCCTAAACCATCCGTTACTGTTGAGTGGCTTCGCCTAGGCGGTAGCAATTGTTGCAAAGCAGACTGTAAGGATGACGGCTCTAACATGGGGACGCGGGAGTTGACACACAACACTGACCACAGCCTAGTTCGCCCATAGGATTCCCAGTTAGCCTAGCAAAATTCCAGCTCAGCATCAGGCATTAACCGCAGCAGATTTCTCACTGACCGGGCTTGCCATGTTACCTGAGATGACGCTTTCACGGTTAGTTGAATATTGCCTTGCCGATGCAACCCTAATACAAACCGCGACAATACGGCAATGCCAGAGCTGTTTAAGTACTCTAGCTCTCGAATATCTAGCGTTAAGTGATCTGGTGCTCGGCTAACAACATTCTCTAAAAACTCGACAATAGGCTCATATGCCTTCAAGCCATCCAATCGCAACATGCCAGCTAAAACAATAGTTTGAGTGGCGGAATCATAAGTGCATTGATGCTCTTGTAGGGAATCCTCTTGCTCGCTAACATTTGCCTGCATAAGTACCCTAGTCCTTGTCAACAACAAGAAACATTATTGCTACCGTAGCATACCTAACTAACTCATGATTTGCCTACAGCTAAATTACTAGTCTTTAGATTTGCTCTGTAGATCCTGAAGCTTATGTTGCTGCTGACGGCAAGTTATGGTTGCTGCTGTTCCCCAACCTGTTTTCTGAATCCGTTTGCGAGCAGAGTTTAGCCAGTCACTGAAGGAGTGGCTCATAGCTCCCAGTTCTAGGCCAATGACCAAAGCTAGCCAGCTAGTAGGATGTTGTTTCCACGATCGCCATACCCGTTGACCCAGATAACCCATATACTGAGGGACAACCACTTGCCACTGCTCCACCTGCCCTTGCACCTGTTGTACGATTGACCAGATGGCCGTGCCCATAAATGCCAGGAGAGCAAGCCAGCCAGTGAGATACAGCAGTCGCAGGGCGGTGCCAATCACAGGGCCATGGGTGAAGAGCGATCGATGGCGAAACTGTTGATAAGGGATCCAAATCCACCGGAGCCAACCCCAGCGACGATATTGACACGATCGCACATCTAAATCAGGGCCAAACATTAGCCCCCCGAACAAAAAGCCAGATGCCACTAGCAGGGTTAGTGTGCTGTTGCGAGTTTGCCAAAAGCTGTAACCCGTAACTAGAGGTAGACTCCAAAGAGTGATGCGATCGTGAACGGAACCTGCGGGCATAATTGCTCCAATTGTGATACACTAAAATCCGCGATTGAACACATGGGCGGTTAGCTCAGTTGGTAGAGCGCCTGCCTTACAAGCAGGATGTCACTGGTTCGAGTCCAGTACCGCCCATTCCGCTTCGACACCATTTCATAGCAGCAGCAACTTCATAGCGATACCAATGTGGTGATGTCTAACTCAGCACGAGTAGCATATGTGCTTAGATTACCAAGTTTTTAAGAGTATGTATGAATCACCTACTGAGGGAAATCTAGATTTGTAAAGGGTGACTAGTAAGATCGT
This DNA window, taken from Cyanobacteriota bacterium, encodes the following:
- a CDS encoding metal-binding protein — translated: MPAGSVHDRITLWSLPLVTGYSFWQTRNSTLTLLVASGFLFGGLMFGPDLDVRSCQYRRWGWLRWIWIPYQQFRHRSLFTHGPVIGTALRLLYLTGWLALLAFMGTAIWSIVQQVQGQVEQWQVVVPQYMGYLGQRVWRSWKQHPTSWLALVIGLELGAMSHSFSDWLNSARKRIQKTGWGTAATITCRQQQHKLQDLQSKSKD